DNA from Spartinivicinus marinus:
TCCTTATTTTTTTAATTTCTCCATTTTCTTGCATAATTCCTAATGCATTAGTTAGCTTTACTATTAAGTTTTTATTTTTTTTATGTATGTAATGATATAAATATTCCACAGATAAAGGTGTCTTAAATATATGTAGTTGATTAAATCGTTTATCTTTAATAAAGGAGAGATAGGTAGGGTAAGACCATACGCCAAAGTCAACCCTATTAAAATAAACAACATTCAATAATTGGTCATAGGTTTGAACTTTTTCAATCATTTTTAAATTATTTTTTTTCGATTCATCCTCAATATATAAAATACCATTCAATATCCCAATACTATGATTACTTAGGCTATTCCAGCTATCTATTTTGAGTGATTTTAATTTCTCTTTGTTGGTAAAAGCCAATGCAGATACATTGCCTACAGGGATCGGGATGATAACTAAATTTGGAAACTTCTTACTAATACCCTTGATACGGTAAAGTTCTCCGTCTACACGGCCAGCATTAGCTTCGATTAAAGATCTTTTCCATGAAGGGGAAGAGGTAATCCTAACTTTTTCCTTCGAAAGTTCATATGCTTGCTTAACGACTATCGAAATCACTTGTGAGTCAATATCTGTCTCAAAATCTGGGCCTGTAGATATATGCCAAATATTTTCGCAAACCCCATGAGCACTTAAAGATAAGAGTATCACTATCGATATGAATAAACGGAGGTACTGAGCCATCAAGCAGATCCTTGTTAGAAATCAAAGAGGATCAGCTACTAAGTATATGTAACCTATTGGTCTCACACCAACATAATATATGTGTTTGCTTTTCAGGTGTATAGCTAGTCTTTAATTATCATGGTGTAATTTGATGTTTCGTATCCCCTCGACAGCCGTGCGCTCGAAAGAGGTTTCGGCTAGAGCACACTTGCCAATGGGAAACGGTTAATTTATAAAAAGTGTTAAAATCTATGTGGCACTTCTTATAATAATGCTTCTCTCAAATTAAAGTAATACCTCTTATAGGGATTGCAGGGCGATAATTTCCAGAGATTAGAGTGCTTGATGTTTCTCAAGAAATTTCCTGCTTTGCTTGAGACTCTCTCTAATATCTTTCCCTTTTGTTTTTTGTGCCAATTTTTTTACTGAAGGAGCGGCAATCTCAAATAACTTCTTGTAATAGAGTTTGGCTTTGGTGGAATTACCCGCCAGCTCGTTCGCATAGCCAATCCCATAAATGCTGTTTAAACGATTCGGTGAAATAGCAAGACTGGCTTCATAAGCACTTATAGCATCCTGATAGTTTGCCGTTAGTATCAGCATATCTCCCAGTAGTTCTCTGGCAGGTAGCACCACTCCGGGTGTGACGGGGTGTTTATCGACAGAGTCTTCAAGATCTGCAGCTTGACGCATCATGGCAAGAGCAGTCTTAGTGTCTCTTTTCAGAAAATGAATCCAGGCCACGACAGTTTTGCGCTGGGCCTCCACCAATACTGCCCAGTAGTTACTACCCGCCTGCTTGGTTTTTGCGTAAAGCTGGTCCATCATCTGAATACTCTGCTGGGCTGATGCGAGATCCCCACTTCTTGCCGCTCCTAGGCCTTTGGCGAAATAACTAATCGCCTCCACCTGGGGAAATTTCTCCCAGGGAAAGCTTTCGGGCACGCGAGATTCTAATTGTGCAGCCTCTTGCCAGTAATGGCGCTCCAGTGCAAAACGAGCTGGCATTGAAGCTAAGGCATAGGCACTGACGAAGGTTTCCTGGTGCTTGCTAGCGGTTTTCATTTCCTTAAGTGTTTTTTTAGCCGCTTGGTCATCCCCACCTTGTAAATGGGCATAGAGCAAATAATCCAAAGCATGTAGATAGTGGTGGGAGATAAAATCTCCAGCAGGATAATTCAACGCTGCCTTTGCGGACCGCTCATTCCATTGAACTACATCAGGCCAGAGGCCTATACGGACAAAAATATGGGTGGGCATATGGAGTGCGTGGGGTACATCTGGGGCGATTTTATCGTAAGCGCGGGCAGCAGTAATAGCACGATTAGCAAGCATGGGGTTGTCATAGGCGTGAATCGTATAGTGGATTACGCCAGGGTGTTGGGGCTCTCGTTGATAAAGCTTTTCCAACAGTTTTCCCGCCTCTTTTTGGTGGCTATAGGATTTATCCTCTTTGGGAGCAGTAGCGAGATGAGAGAGAGCGTAAAAGGCCGCAGCATTGATATCATCGGGGAATTGTTGAAATGTTTTGTGTTGCGCCGTTTCCCAGGCGGCAATCCGTTGAGGGTGTGTTAGAGATTGCCTGTTATTAAAAAATGCTTCTGTGGCAGTAATATAGCTTTTCTCCCGTGGGCTGATAGTTTGAATGGTTTTGGCTTTATTTATTGCCTGCCAGCCCTCGTCAAGTTTCTCCTCACTGGGATGCCCCGGCCACAGGGGCTGAAACAAAGTCATCGCAACCCCCCAGTGGGCCATAGCACAACCGGGCTCCTGCTGAGTTAAGGCGGTAAAGTGTTCTTTGGCCTGTGCGTACATCATATGGTGTAGCAAAGCCAGAGCGCGCTCAAATTTTTGTCGGGCCTCATCACTGCAGGAAATGTGAAATTCAATTTTACCGATATTTTTACGGTCGGTTTTTATGTTGTTGTCCTGATGTGCAAAAGAAGTGGTGAAGCAAAGAAAGGTGTTAAGAGTGATAAAAAAAGCTATTAACTTAAGTTTCATTGCTCGCCCCCTCAAAACTTTTACGTCGATCTATTGCATAGCATAGATAATATTTCTAGAGAAAGTGCAGAGGGGATTACGTAATTGAGGGTGCATAAAAATTTCACCCGTGCGATAAGTAACTACAAGTGGTCAAGTAAAACCCGCCAAAATCTCCTGCTTTAAAGTTATAGTTATTGGCAGCCCCGAATTAAACTTAACTACCTCATAAATGCCATCACCCTTGGCCAACCAGATATATACCTGATTTTTTAGCTAAGTGGGCTAAATCTGTCAGGCCGTCGTCGTAGAACATCTGTGACACTGCTACACGGCAAAAGGTGTACATAACTTGTGCTATCTATGGGTTTTTGTTAGTGTTGGCCCGCCTTGAACTGGCCATAACAGACAAGGTACTAGGAGGGCTGAGCCTCCTAGTTTTAATTTGATAGAGCTGGCTGATATCTCACGTCGAAGCGTTCAGCTAAGCTTGCAAGACGCTTATCAAGTGTCCATAACTTAGCACCAGGGGTAATCAGTGTAGAAGCAAGTAGCGCTGTGTCCACTAAACCACATCCTTTCCCATACAACTTTTCACGCTCAATAAACTCGATCACTTCGTTCAAGCTAGCTTGATTGGCTGGTTGTAAAAGCCCAATGTCGTTGAGTGTTCTAGAGCGAGGGGCTGGAGGAGTCCCGCAAGCAAGCTCAACTAAAACCATTGGATGAGTCAATGCCAAGTCAATCTGAATAAGATTAACCAAGGCGTTGTTTCGGTTTCTGAAGTGATCGACCCATACAGAAGTATCAACAAGCACGCTCATTATTCAGAGGGCTCCTCGCGTCTGCGAGGAATATCCGGCATTTCAGGTGCTGCACCACCTAAAGCCGCAAGGCGTTTAGCTGCTTGTACTCTTACGAATGTTTTGACTGCTTCTCTGAAAAGCTCTGACTTATCCATATTAGGGTCAGCCATTTCCAGAGCTTTGTCATATAAGGCATCATCAATAGTCACTGTAGTACGCATGGCAATATCCCTGAATCAATATTGATGTAATTATGAATCAATATTATCATCTAAGCAAGATTTGAACTCATCAACGCCGCCTTGCCATGGCTATTAGGATTGAAGCTCGTTAATTATGAGCATTGAATCAGTTAAAGCAGGTGGGATCTTTTTGCTCTTGTAGCTGATCCTTATCTCAACATCAAAAATAAGGAACATTACGAAGACGCCTTCGAGAAAAAAACTCATCAAGCGCCTGCTGATGTAGCTATATTGCTGCTAATCATTGATCAACACCAATCAAAGCTTTCAGACTTTCCTGAAATTGGTGATAAAACCTTGATGTCTAAAGCGAAACTTAACTAAGCAGCACATCATTGCTTTAAGTAAACGATTTGGTATTAGTCCAGGGCTGATTTTTGAGTCTGTAATTTAAATTGGCAAAAAACGGACTTTTTAAGTTGGTGTTGACAGTATTAAGTAATGTCTGTTTAACCGTCAATAAAGGCTTTACTGCAAAGGCCTTTATTGATGTAACTCAACTATGATAACGCATAGTCTTTTAGGCGTTTTAACGGTGTTACTTTAACTTGCACTGAGGCTGGTTTAGCCTTAAACATCATTTCTTCTCCTGTAAAAGGGTTCACTCCTTTACGGGCTTTGGTAGCAGGCTTTTTCTTAGTCACTATTTTCATCAAGCCAGGCAGGGTGAACTCACCACAACCCCGTTTCTTAATGTGTCGCTCCATCAAATCAGTCAGTTCATCAAGAACAGCTGTGACTTCTTTTTTTGTCAGCCCGGTGTTTGCTGCTAACTCAGCTAATATTTGTGTTTTTGTGTATCGATCTTTTATCGCAGGGAGTTTTTTTGTTGTCATGTTGAGCGTCCAGTGCTGGTTATTGGATGGCCAATAGTTATTGATAGCAGATACCTTGAAGCTGGTAAATAGGTTAGAAAACTATAGAACAAGATTTCTCTGGTTGTAGCTGTCCTTTCAGATTAACCGCCCAGACAATTAATTCACTCTTTTTAATTAATACTCGTATCCGCTAAAATGGGCTGCATCAGTGTAGTATTAAAATAAGAGACTCAGTTATTAACCACTCCCAGCCCATTCACCAACACCAGCCGTTAATTCATGTGTCAGGCCCTGTCGAGCGGGTCACCTTTCACAGTGAAGCATCTGGCTTTTTTGTCATTCGCGTCAAAGTCAAAGGCCAGCGAGACCTGGTGACTGTCACCGGCAATACCCCTTCAATTACAGCAGGTGAATATATTGAAACTACCGGCATTTGGATTAATGACCCCAAGCACGGGGTTCAATTTCAAGCCAAAACCATCAAGACGATTGTGCCAACAACATTAGAAGGCATCGAAAAATATTTAGGTTCTGGGATGGTAAAGGGAATTGGGCCTCACTTTGCAAAGCGGTTAGTCAAAGCCTTTGGAGACGTAGTTTTTGATGTGATTGAGCAAACCCCAGAACGCTTGTTGGAGTTAGAGGGTATTGGTAAAAAGCGGCAAGTAAAGATTACCTCCGCCTGGGCTGAACAAAAAGTGGTGCGGGATATTATGGTGTTTTTACAGTCCCATGGAGTGGGTACTTCAAGAGCCGTACGCATTTATAAAACTTATGGTGATCAAGCCATCCAAAAAGTGCAGGAAAATCCGTATCAGTT
Protein-coding regions in this window:
- a CDS encoding substrate-binding periplasmic protein — protein: MAQYLRLFISIVILLSLSAHGVCENIWHISTGPDFETDIDSQVISIVVKQAYELSKEKVRITSSPSWKRSLIEANAGRVDGELYRIKGISKKFPNLVIIPIPVGNVSALAFTNKEKLKSLKIDSWNSLSNHSIGILNGILYIEDESKKNNLKMIEKVQTYDQLLNVVYFNRVDFGVWSYPTYLSFIKDKRFNQLHIFKTPLSVEYLYHYIHKKNKNLIVKLTNALGIMQENGEIKKIR
- a CDS encoding tetratricopeptide repeat protein, with protein sequence MMYAQAKEHFTALTQQEPGCAMAHWGVAMTLFQPLWPGHPSEEKLDEGWQAINKAKTIQTISPREKSYITATEAFFNNRQSLTHPQRIAAWETAQHKTFQQFPDDINAAAFYALSHLATAPKEDKSYSHQKEAGKLLEKLYQREPQHPGVIHYTIHAYDNPMLANRAITAARAYDKIAPDVPHALHMPTHIFVRIGLWPDVVQWNERSAKAALNYPAGDFISHHYLHALDYLLYAHLQGGDDQAAKKTLKEMKTASKHQETFVSAYALASMPARFALERHYWQEAAQLESRVPESFPWEKFPQVEAISYFAKGLGAARSGDLASAQQSIQMMDQLYAKTKQAGSNYWAVLVEAQRKTVVAWIHFLKRDTKTALAMMRQAADLEDSVDKHPVTPGVVLPARELLGDMLILTANYQDAISAYEASLAISPNRLNSIYGIGYANELAGNSTKAKLYYKKLFEIAAPSVKKLAQKTKGKDIRESLKQSRKFLEKHQAL
- a CDS encoding type II toxin-antitoxin system VapC family toxin → MSVLVDTSVWVDHFRNRNNALVNLIQIDLALTHPMVLVELACGTPPAPRSRTLNDIGLLQPANQASLNEVIEFIEREKLYGKGCGLVDTALLASTLITPGAKLWTLDKRLASLAERFDVRYQPALSN
- a CDS encoding type II toxin-antitoxin system VapB family antitoxin; protein product: MRTTVTIDDALYDKALEMADPNMDKSELFREAVKTFVRVQAAKRLAALGGAAPEMPDIPRRREEPSE
- a CDS encoding HU family DNA-binding protein — protein: MTTKKLPAIKDRYTKTQILAELAANTGLTKKEVTAVLDELTDLMERHIKKRGCGEFTLPGLMKIVTKKKPATKARKGVNPFTGEEMMFKAKPASVQVKVTPLKRLKDYALS